The Micromonospora sp. M71_S20 genome has a window encoding:
- a CDS encoding CDP-glycerol glycerophosphotransferase family protein, with translation MFSKLRKQPDAGLIGAILLSYAVMVLAGALGWMIPFAVAGLAVAAGELTLLRRPTGGELLEKAGIGQLHRHLARDLAVVLLIVTTVRPGPTALVLVLLLPAALLALALGTGVLARLGERGAAAVAFVRNIDLGRSSGAPRPPAWAVAVEGDRLPLLNLLLVPAAVVAVLADDVAPVVLTAAVTLVAGALVAAVLALSWLRGRGRATSALPTVQSWLAREQPDLALYFAGPVKDVYQANMWLAPVEATGRRAVVLMRQEEAFRALADTRLPVICVPAGTDFMNLELGSLRAALYVANVGANIHLLREPGVKHVFVGHGDSDKQASVNPYSKVYDEVWVAGPAGRERYALSGVGVLDRDIVEIGRPQLAGVHTFGSAATDRPFTVLYAPTWEGWLEEEVYHTSVVLMGERIVAGLLATPGVRVIYKPHPLTGSRSAKARSANDRIVRRIRAAGGQSDATSLAGDAHLVVTGRAPGLFDCFNQTDLLVSDISSVVSDFMQSQRPYVVANPAGLPEDEFRRRYPTARAAYLLGADCGELPKIVAVTRAGDDPMTEARRELKTYLLGPDEPNAMDRFRAEVDRLCG, from the coding sequence TTGTTCAGCAAACTGCGCAAGCAGCCGGACGCCGGCCTCATCGGCGCGATACTGCTGTCGTACGCCGTCATGGTGCTGGCCGGGGCCCTCGGCTGGATGATCCCCTTCGCGGTCGCCGGCCTGGCCGTGGCCGCCGGTGAACTCACTTTGCTGCGTCGGCCGACCGGCGGGGAACTACTGGAGAAGGCCGGCATCGGGCAGCTCCACCGGCACCTGGCCCGGGACCTGGCGGTCGTCCTGCTGATCGTGACGACGGTCCGCCCCGGCCCGACGGCGCTGGTCCTGGTGCTGCTGCTGCCCGCGGCGCTGCTGGCGCTCGCCCTCGGCACGGGGGTGCTGGCGCGCCTCGGCGAGCGTGGCGCCGCCGCCGTCGCCTTCGTCCGCAACATCGACCTCGGGCGGTCCTCCGGGGCACCCCGGCCGCCGGCCTGGGCCGTCGCCGTCGAGGGCGACCGGCTGCCCCTGCTCAACCTGCTGCTGGTGCCGGCGGCCGTGGTCGCGGTGCTGGCCGACGACGTGGCGCCGGTGGTGCTCACCGCGGCGGTCACCCTGGTGGCGGGGGCGCTGGTCGCCGCCGTGCTCGCGCTGTCCTGGCTGCGCGGGCGCGGCCGGGCCACCTCGGCGCTGCCGACGGTGCAGAGCTGGCTCGCCCGCGAGCAGCCGGATCTGGCCCTCTACTTCGCCGGCCCGGTCAAGGACGTCTACCAGGCCAACATGTGGCTCGCCCCGGTCGAGGCGACGGGCCGGCGGGCGGTGGTGCTGATGCGCCAGGAGGAGGCGTTCCGGGCGCTCGCCGACACCCGCCTGCCGGTGATCTGCGTACCGGCCGGCACCGACTTCATGAACCTCGAACTGGGCAGCCTCCGGGCCGCCCTCTACGTGGCGAACGTGGGCGCCAACATCCACCTGCTGCGCGAGCCGGGCGTGAAGCACGTCTTCGTCGGCCACGGCGACAGCGACAAGCAGGCCAGCGTCAACCCCTACAGCAAGGTGTACGACGAGGTCTGGGTGGCCGGTCCGGCGGGGCGGGAGCGCTACGCCCTCAGCGGCGTCGGCGTGCTCGACCGCGACATCGTCGAGATCGGTCGGCCGCAGCTGGCCGGCGTGCACACCTTCGGCTCGGCGGCCACCGACCGGCCGTTCACCGTGCTGTACGCCCCGACCTGGGAGGGCTGGCTGGAGGAGGAGGTCTACCACACCTCCGTGGTGCTGATGGGCGAGCGGATCGTCGCCGGCCTGCTGGCCACCCCCGGCGTGCGGGTGATCTACAAGCCGCACCCGCTCACCGGCAGCCGGTCGGCCAAGGCGCGGTCGGCCAACGACCGGATCGTCCGTCGGATCCGGGCCGCCGGCGGGCAGAGCGACGCGACCTCGCTGGCCGGCGACGCGCACCTCGTGGTCACGGGTCGGGCGCCGGGGCTGTTCGACTGCTTCAACCAGACCGATCTGCTGGTCAGCGACATCTCCAGCGTGGTCTCGGACTTCATGCAGAGTCAGCGGCCGTACGTCGTGGCGAACCCGGCCGGGCTGCCCGAGGACGAGTTCCGCCGCCGGTACCCCACCGCGCGGGCCGCGTACCTGCTCGGTGCGGACTGCGGCGAGCTGCCGAAGATTGTCGCGGTGACCCGGGCCGGTGACGACCCGATGACCGAGGCGCGTCGGGAGCTGAAGACGTACCTGCTGGGCCCGGACGAGCCGAACGCGATGGACCGCTTCCGGGCGGAGGTCGACCGGCTCTGCGGCTGA